Genomic window (Diabrotica undecimpunctata isolate CICGRU chromosome 6, icDiaUnde3, whole genome shotgun sequence):
tctttatttatatcactccatttttctatttgaccttatgaacaaaaaataaaatacacattttcataatatccacttcaattgttgagaagtgtatttATACTAAGGAAACCTTAGCGGTATTTTTACCTATTAATTATTGTCGAATTGCGGTATCTATTTATgcttaaatataatattttgtctGTTAAGATAAATTTTACCTTTACCTTCACCTTCAAAATGACgtgttctaaaattttttaaattaactttttgcttcaaaaacagaaaaataaagcaaaatcgttaattgtttataatttttgtaaaacttaACTTTATTTTTGTGATTGCTCTCAAAGGGGGTCTTGTAGTActtaacaaaccctcaaaatttTCAGTTCGATCGCATTGTtcgtgtaataataataatagtcttcTTTTTTGGAGTAACAAGACATAAAATAATGAAGATATGGAAAATCTAGTGGTACCATAATAAAGGTGAagacttttatttttaatatgcacaacaaaaaagtaaattaaatatttttgtaactaaaaaatTTGCaaagttacttttatttttaacttataaacaattcgaataacttttaaactattaatcatagttctgaagctattttcttgtggcattttaaattaattactatttaaatgggaataagccacaattaaaggttaaaatacgtttattgacgtttcaatttccacttcggaaattaatgtttgtattttgagaacgatttccgaagtggaaattgaaacgtcaataaacgtattttaacctttaattgtggcttattcccatttaaatagtaattaatattaaTCATAGAAGACGTATTTTTCGTATTTGAAATGCTGACAATTAAGGTAGTGGCTAGAATAAGGGAATATAGGCCTTTTAAGTGTATTTTAAAGCAATGGCTAGTCGTAAAGCAATTTTAGATAACGCGGTGTCAAAAAGTGCCAAAATGAAAATTGTTCAGAAAGACCATTGGAAAGAAAACGTGGCAAAATCTAAGAGACAGTATAGAGATCAGTATGTGTCAAAATTTACGGGAAAAACTATACAGAGTAAGGTAAAGTAAGTGTTGTGTAGAAAAATGTTTTGCAAAAATAACATCGCAAGATCAAAAGCATTTATTTGACTCTTtttatgataataatttaaaaaaagaccAAGACATTCTTCTAGCAAGTTGTATGGCATTAAGGAAGCCTCCAGAAAGGTAGAGAAGGATAGAAAATCCCAAAATTAGCAGACAGTATCACTGGAAATACAAGCTTAAAACTTCTGGTTGTGATGTGCCCGTGTGCCGTTCCTTTTTTGCTGACTTATATCAAGTAGAAGTAGAAGTAAGGCGTTTAAgaatattacagaaaaaaattgttgagaaaacTCCACTTGATGAAAAACGTGAAAAACACGGAAATCAAAGAAAAGTTTAGATGATATTTAGTCTATGGCTTTagaacatttaaaatatatttcacaTAAACCAAGTCATTACACACCTAGAAAAACAAACAGATTATACTTCGACAACCCAGAACTAACGATTAAGAACATTTTTGAGCtgttttaaaagttgtttaaAGACACTACTGGGAATAATCTTACCATGAAACACAAGACCTATTTTAAGTTTTTCAGAGAAATTAATTTTACATTCAAAACACCGAAGACTGGCACATGTGATTATTGTAGTGAGTGTGAAATCAACCTAGAAAAGAACCGGAATGATGAATGCCGTGTTGATTACAATCTCCATAAAAAGAGACTCGAGGCATATTCCAAGCTAAAAAATgattacttgagaaaggcaacaGATGGTAGCAGCATTCTTGTACTGGAATTTGCTGACACACAAAATCTACCGTTGCCAAAGCTCAGCATAACAAAATAGTTCTATAAAAGACTTTTATGGACGTACGTATTCAATATACACGTGCGTAATGATGGATCATCATATGTATATTCCTTCATATAATCTCAATGTAAAAATTGAGCAAATAGTGTTGCTTCATTTATCTTTGATCGTATTCAAGCATACTGTTCTTCAGATAAAGCTGGcggccaaaataaaaatcagaCTTTATTACGGTTTTGTTCTTGGATATCAAAACTACACAGAATCGAAGTGACACATATTTATCCTGTTCGTGGACACTCCTTTACTCAGTGCTACAGAAATGTTGGGGTTAATAAGATTAACAAATTCCTAAGACCACTCTCAAAAGAAGGAGTCAAAAACAAAAGCTTACGAAGGACAACTTAGGGTTTTCCTCCATTTTAGGAAGAGTAAATGAACAGAAGATTGTAGACCACATAAAAAAGTTACAACCTCATGGGTTTACTCCTAGCAGGGATTCAGTGAGAAGCGTGGCGTTTCGACTTGCTGAAGAGCTAAAACTACCTCACAAATTCAACAATTAAACTAGAAAAGCTGGTTATGATTGGCTAAACTCTTTTCTTTTAAGAAATCCTACTCTTACTATTAGAAAATCAGAAGGTGTATCTGTATCCCGAGCTAAGGGAATGAACACGAGCTGTGTGGAAGAGTACTTTAAGTTACTCGAAAGTATTATTTTGGAAAACAATTTGGTTGAAAAGCCGGAATTTTTAAACCGGGCTTTAACTGAACAACAAGCCAGGAAATGTTGTTGCCATTAAAGGTTTCAAAAATGTAACTTCCATTACGTCAGGGGAAAAGGGTGAAACCGTTTCTGTTCTAGCTTGTGCTAGCACTGAAGATACAATTTTCCCCATACTGCATAATGAAGGGCAAGAACTTGAAAGTTGAGTTCATGGACGGGATGCCTCCTGGCTCAGTTGTAAAAATGTCACAAAAATCTTCTTATGTCACTAGTGAAATTTTTCTGCACTGGTTAAAAAGTCATTTCCAACCTAGAAAATCAGCTGGGAAAGTACTTCTCTTACTTGATGGTCACACTTCACACACCAGTTCCTTGGAAGTCCTAGTGTACACGGAGCAAGAAGGAATCATTTTGATGAGTATTCCACCCCATACTTCGCACTGGCTACAACCATTGGACCGATCCTTTTTCAAATCACTTAAGTCCTACTTTTATGGTGCTTGTAATTATTTCATTACAAACAATCCATCCAGAAAGATCAATCGTCTGCAGTTTGAAAAACTTCTTAACTCTGCATGGACCAAAGCTACAGGTGTACAAAATGGTGTGAG
Coding sequences:
- the LOC140444642 gene encoding uncharacterized protein, which translates into the protein MKGKNLKVEFMDGMPPGSVVKMSQKSSYVTSEIFLHWLKSHFQPRKSAGKVLLLLDGHTSHTSSLEVLVYTEQEGIILMSIPPHTSHWLQPLDRSFFKSLKSYFYGACNYFITNNPSRKINRLQFEKLLNSAWTKATGVQNGVS